A window from Terriglobia bacterium encodes these proteins:
- a CDS encoding TetR/AcrR family transcriptional regulator: protein MPATRKSLVPQQARSRESLRKLMKAATEVLGQRGLEGATIPRIAQHAGLSPAAIYRRFPDKDALLETVILHIYERQEEHLRTNLTPEMAAKIPAPVLAAQLVNSIFVSYQMNTGLIRAMRQFLHTTGNKAFCKKAVRSEMRTFEHLINLFMSHRKDIKHADPKVAISLGLMLVVNTLLELIVFNQYQRELQQFLPPDDQQLKKELTTAFLRYLGLEAK from the coding sequence ATGCCGGCGACCCGGAAATCGCTAGTCCCGCAGCAGGCGCGCAGCCGCGAGAGCCTGCGCAAGCTGATGAAGGCGGCCACCGAGGTGCTGGGGCAGCGCGGCCTGGAAGGCGCCACCATCCCGCGCATCGCGCAGCACGCCGGCTTGTCTCCGGCCGCCATTTATCGCCGCTTTCCCGACAAGGATGCGCTGCTGGAGACCGTGATCCTGCACATTTACGAGCGGCAGGAAGAGCACTTGCGGACGAACCTGACGCCGGAAATGGCGGCGAAGATTCCCGCGCCGGTGCTGGCGGCGCAACTGGTGAATAGCATCTTCGTCAGCTACCAGATGAACACCGGTCTGATCCGCGCCATGCGCCAATTCCTGCACACCACCGGCAACAAGGCGTTCTGCAAAAAGGCGGTGCGCTCCGAGATGCGCACCTTTGAACACCTCATCAACCTCTTCATGTCGCACCGGAAGGACATCAAGCACGCCGACCCGAAGGTGGCGATATCATTGGGATTGATGCTGGTGGTCAACACCCTCCTGGAGTTGATTGTCTTCAACCAGTACCAGCGAGAGTTGCAACAGTTTCTGCCCCCCGACGATCAGCAGTTGAAAAAAGAGCTGACGACCGCTTTTTTGCGCTATCTCGGGCTCGAGGCCAAGTAG
- the lipA gene encoding lipoyl synthase, producing the protein MFTTLVQIDTAPRRPGPKPEWLKARAPMGENYHSLKKLARGLGLHTVCESAQCPNIGECWNHRTATFMLLGDICTRRCGFCAVPKGHPGPIDFDEPRRVADAVAQLGLKYAVVTSVNRDDNNLGGARVFAMTIEEIRRVAPDCRVEVLIPDFQGHDDCLEVVLDARPDILNHNTETVPRLYRVARSGARYERTLRLLGRSKEIALRTVTKSGLMVGLGETTEELLQVFRDLAERKVDILTVGQYLRPSRDHLPMARLAPPEEFRFLKQEALKMGFRHVESGPLVRSSYHAHEQAESTGIS; encoded by the coding sequence ATGTTCACGACCCTGGTTCAGATCGACACGGCGCCGCGGCGCCCCGGGCCCAAGCCGGAGTGGCTGAAGGCGCGCGCGCCCATGGGCGAGAACTATCACTCGCTCAAGAAGCTGGCGCGCGGGCTCGGCCTGCACACGGTGTGCGAGTCGGCGCAGTGTCCCAACATCGGGGAATGCTGGAACCACCGCACCGCGACCTTCATGCTGCTGGGCGACATCTGCACCCGGCGCTGCGGGTTCTGCGCCGTGCCCAAGGGACACCCCGGGCCGATTGATTTTGACGAGCCGCGGCGCGTCGCCGATGCGGTGGCGCAATTGGGACTGAAGTACGCGGTGGTGACCAGCGTCAATCGCGACGACAACAACCTGGGCGGCGCGCGCGTGTTCGCCATGACCATCGAGGAGATCCGGCGGGTGGCGCCCGACTGCCGCGTCGAAGTGCTGATCCCCGACTTCCAGGGGCACGACGACTGCCTCGAGGTCGTGCTCGACGCCCGGCCCGACATCCTCAATCACAACACCGAGACGGTGCCGCGGTTGTACCGCGTGGCGCGGTCCGGGGCGCGCTACGAGCGCACCCTGCGCCTGCTCGGGCGCTCGAAAGAAATCGCGCTGCGGACGGTGACGAAGTCAGGGCTGATGGTCGGACTGGGCGAAACCACCGAGGAACTGCTGCAGGTGTTTCGCGATCTTGCCGAGCGAAAGGTGGACATTCTCACCGTGGGGCAGTACCTGCGGCCCTCGCGCGACCACCTGCCGATGGCGCGTCTGGCGCCGCCGGAGGAATTCCGTTTCCTGAAGCAAGAGGCGCTGAAGATGGGATTCCGGCATGT